The Oceanisphaera avium genome includes a region encoding these proteins:
- the tdh gene encoding L-threonine 3-dehydrogenase → MKALAKLKTEPGMWMTEVPMPEVGHNDLLIKIRKTAICGTDIHIYNWDTWSQNTIPVPMVVGHEYVGEVVGMGQEVRGFSVGDRVSGEGHITCGHCRNCRAGRTHLCRNTVGVGVNRQGAFAEYLVIPAFNAFKLPDEVTDDLAAIFDPFGNAVHTALSFDLVGEDVLITGAGPIGIMAAAVARHAGARHVVITDINDYRLNLARQMGVSRAVNVANEQLAEVMAELGMTEGFDVGLEMSGVPAAFCDMLDKMNHGGKVAMLGIPPNEMAIDWTKVIFKGLVLKGVYGREMFETWYKMASLIQSGLDLSPMITHHFKVDDFQQGFDAMRSGQSGKVILDWT, encoded by the coding sequence ATGAAAGCCTTAGCCAAGTTGAAAACTGAGCCCGGCATGTGGATGACAGAGGTACCGATGCCCGAGGTAGGTCATAACGACTTACTAATAAAAATCCGCAAAACCGCCATTTGTGGTACCGATATTCATATTTATAATTGGGATACGTGGTCACAAAATACTATACCCGTGCCCATGGTGGTGGGCCATGAATATGTAGGCGAAGTGGTCGGCATGGGCCAAGAAGTGCGCGGCTTTAGCGTCGGTGATCGCGTCTCCGGTGAAGGGCATATAACGTGCGGGCATTGTCGAAATTGTCGTGCAGGTCGCACTCATTTATGCCGAAATACAGTAGGGGTGGGGGTTAATCGCCAAGGGGCATTCGCCGAGTATTTAGTCATTCCTGCTTTTAATGCCTTTAAATTACCCGATGAAGTAACGGATGATTTAGCGGCCATTTTTGATCCCTTTGGTAATGCAGTGCATACCGCTTTATCCTTTGATTTAGTAGGCGAGGATGTGTTGATTACGGGCGCGGGTCCCATTGGCATTATGGCGGCGGCAGTTGCTCGCCACGCCGGTGCACGACATGTCGTTATTACCGATATCAATGATTATCGTCTTAATTTGGCGCGCCAAATGGGCGTATCCCGCGCCGTAAATGTAGCCAATGAACAGTTAGCTGAGGTAATGGCTGAACTGGGTATGACTGAAGGTTTTGATGTGGGTTTAGAAATGTCCGGCGTGCCAGCCGCCTTTTGCGATATGCTCGATAAGATGAATCATGGTGGCAAAGTTGCCATGCTAGGGATCCCTCCTAACGAAATGGCTATCGATTGGACCAAGGTGATTTTTAAGGGCTTAGTGCTAAAGGGCGTGTATGGCCGAGAGATGTTTGAGACTTGGTATAAGATGGCCAGCCTTATTCAGTCTGGCTTAGATTTAAGCCCCATGATCACCCATCACTTTAAAGTGGATGATTTTCAACAAGGCTTTGATGCCATGCGCTCTGGCC
- a CDS encoding TetR/AcrR family transcriptional regulator translates to MTTKQRIIAAALQLFNEQGEANVTTNHIAAHLGMSPGNLYYHFRNKNHIISAIFQQYSGHLRQSFAPVSEPTSPAMWFHYLDATFYGMWEFRFFYANLNDILQRDPELHKQYLLAQQELTINLQALLSALNRQQVLMIPEAEIAPLTDVLKLLASFWVSYQAAQSLVPNISQAVLYEGVSRVLLLLKPYFHPQFGLELANLMAHYQALSADPSDPFHK, encoded by the coding sequence ATGACCACCAAACAACGGATTATTGCCGCTGCCTTGCAACTATTTAATGAGCAAGGAGAGGCAAACGTGACCACCAATCACATAGCGGCACATTTAGGGATGAGCCCTGGCAATCTCTATTATCACTTTCGTAATAAAAACCACATAATTTCCGCTATTTTCCAGCAATATAGCGGCCATTTACGCCAAAGCTTCGCTCCTGTTAGCGAACCTACCAGTCCCGCCATGTGGTTTCACTACTTAGACGCCACCTTCTACGGTATGTGGGAGTTTCGTTTTTTCTATGCCAATTTGAATGATATTTTGCAGCGTGACCCTGAGTTACATAAGCAATACTTATTGGCACAACAAGAACTGACCATTAATTTGCAAGCGTTGTTAAGCGCGCTTAATCGCCAACAAGTGTTAATGATTCCCGAAGCTGAAATTGCTCCTTTAACTGACGTGTTAAAATTATTAGCTTCTTTTTGGGTGAGTTATCAAGCGGCGCAATCGTTGGTGCCTAATATTAGCCAAGCAGTGCTTTATGAAGGCGTATCCCGAGTATTGTTGCTATTAAAACCCTATTTTCACCCACAGTTTGGCCTAGAGCTAGCTAATTTAATGGCACATTATCAGGCACTGTCCGCTGATCCCAGTGATCCCTTTCACAAGTAA
- the rfaD gene encoding ADP-glyceromanno-heptose 6-epimerase, whose protein sequence is MIIVTGGAGFIGSNLVKSLNEQGRSDVVVVDDLTDGTKFVNLADLTIADYLDKDEFIQRIFSGDDFEEWGGIEVIFHEGACSATTEWDGKFMMENNYQYSKDLLHYCVEREIPFIYASSAATYGGRNDNFIEEPQYEQPLNVYGYSKQLFDQYVRRLMPHISSQVVGLKYFNVYGPREQHKCGMSSVAFHLNTQLHKGENPKLFAGCDGFPDGGQMRDFIYVEDVCKVNLWFWQNPQVSGIFNCGTGRAEPFQNVAEAVIKHHNKGEVEYIPFPDQLKGRYQSFTQADLTKLRAAGYPHNFKTVAEGTAEYMAWLNK, encoded by the coding sequence ATGATCATAGTAACTGGCGGCGCCGGCTTTATTGGCAGTAACTTAGTAAAATCACTGAATGAACAAGGCCGCAGCGATGTAGTGGTGGTTGATGACCTTACGGATGGTACTAAATTTGTAAACCTTGCAGACTTAACCATCGCCGACTATCTCGATAAAGACGAGTTTATTCAGCGCATTTTCTCTGGCGACGACTTTGAAGAATGGGGCGGCATCGAAGTGATTTTTCATGAAGGTGCTTGTTCTGCCACCACCGAGTGGGATGGCAAGTTCATGATGGAAAACAACTACCAATATTCCAAAGACTTGCTGCATTACTGCGTAGAACGCGAGATCCCCTTCATTTACGCCTCCTCTGCCGCTACCTACGGTGGCCGCAACGACAACTTCATCGAAGAGCCACAATACGAGCAGCCGTTGAATGTCTACGGCTACTCCAAGCAATTATTTGATCAATATGTGCGCCGTTTAATGCCCCATATTAGCTCACAAGTGGTGGGCTTAAAGTACTTTAACGTCTATGGCCCTCGCGAACAGCATAAATGCGGCATGTCGAGTGTGGCATTCCATCTTAATACTCAACTGCACAAAGGCGAAAATCCTAAGCTGTTTGCCGGCTGCGACGGCTTCCCTGACGGCGGCCAAATGCGCGACTTCATCTATGTAGAAGACGTGTGTAAGGTCAACCTGTGGTTTTGGCAAAATCCCCAAGTAAGCGGTATTTTTAACTGCGGCACTGGCCGAGCCGAGCCCTTTCAAAACGTGGCCGAGGCGGTAATTAAGCATCATAATAAAGGCGAGGTTGAATATATTCCCTTCCCTGATCAGCTAAAAGGTCGCTATCAAAGCTTTACTCAAGCCGACTTAACTAAACTGCGCGCCGCCGGTTACCCACATAACTTTAAAACCGTTGCCGAAGGCACAGCCGAATATATGGCGTGGCTAAATAAGTAA
- a CDS encoding polysaccharide deacetylase family protein, protein MNILMALSQLEVTGAEVYATTVGDELTKRGHRVCYVSDTLTKPHLGEFFKLRFNKRSVPRRFWHVAYLVYLIKKHRIQVVHAHSRASSWSCYVACKITGTAMITSVHGRQPVHASRKKFHALGDKALAVCEAVREQLITSLGVAPELINIGRNGINTEHYQPCPAPHNTKPVISIIGRLTGPKGELCYRLLDECLDLDNYQVQIASGSVVPERFARFKTKVQFLGYVQDVPALIAQADLVIGAGRVAMEAILMQRPIFAIGEANAIGLVNEDNLTGAMSSNFGDIGPKDLDIDFSRLAADIASALMQPSPSAGLVAQVKVQYDLQAVVEQLEQEYQSVYVHKQRREMPIIMYHRFIKDDTEKGVHGTYMHVDMLEKHFKLLKRLGYETLIFSDLAKQGVAERLNPNKKYIMLTVDDGYKDNYELLFPLLKKYNFKAVIYAVTGEEFNRWDVEQPDNPEKRVPLMSPAQIKEMANSGLVEFGGHTLTHPHLDTLDKETQRFEIAENKAQLEQLIGKPLYSFAYPFGSHNQDSKDLAKELGYPYAVATNSGPLAMHEDKYQIRRIAIFPRTDVFGLWRKIRGNYVFRKRK, encoded by the coding sequence ATGAATATCTTAATGGCCCTATCACAATTAGAAGTGACGGGAGCCGAAGTCTACGCGACCACGGTGGGCGATGAACTCACTAAGCGGGGTCACAGAGTATGCTATGTCTCCGATACTCTGACCAAGCCCCACCTTGGCGAATTTTTTAAGCTGCGCTTTAATAAGCGCAGTGTTCCAAGGCGTTTTTGGCATGTGGCCTATTTAGTCTATCTCATTAAAAAGCACCGTATTCAAGTAGTGCACGCTCATAGTCGTGCTTCAAGTTGGAGCTGCTATGTAGCCTGTAAAATTACAGGCACCGCCATGATCACCAGCGTTCATGGTCGCCAGCCAGTACATGCTTCACGTAAAAAATTTCATGCGCTAGGTGATAAAGCACTGGCAGTGTGTGAAGCGGTGCGCGAGCAGCTAATCACCAGCTTAGGTGTGGCACCAGAGCTCATTAACATTGGGCGCAATGGTATTAATACCGAGCACTATCAGCCCTGCCCTGCCCCACATAACACCAAACCGGTGATCAGTATTATTGGTCGATTAACGGGGCCTAAAGGCGAGCTTTGTTATCGCTTACTCGATGAATGTTTAGACTTAGATAACTATCAAGTACAAATCGCCTCTGGTTCTGTGGTGCCGGAACGCTTTGCGCGTTTTAAAACAAAAGTACAGTTTCTCGGCTATGTGCAAGATGTGCCGGCGTTAATTGCACAAGCTGATTTAGTAATCGGTGCCGGTCGGGTAGCAATGGAAGCCATACTAATGCAGCGCCCTATCTTTGCCATTGGTGAAGCTAATGCGATTGGCTTGGTCAATGAAGATAATCTTACTGGGGCTATGTCTAGCAACTTCGGCGATATAGGTCCTAAAGATCTAGATATCGACTTTTCACGTCTCGCTGCAGATATCGCCAGTGCGCTAATGCAACCCAGCCCCAGTGCCGGTTTAGTTGCGCAAGTGAAAGTTCAGTACGACTTACAAGCGGTAGTGGAACAGTTAGAACAAGAATACCAAAGTGTTTACGTGCATAAACAGCGCCGCGAAATGCCGATTATTATGTATCATCGCTTTATTAAAGATGACACTGAAAAAGGCGTACACGGCACCTATATGCACGTTGATATGCTGGAAAAACACTTTAAGCTGCTAAAGCGCCTAGGCTATGAAACGTTAATCTTTAGCGACCTTGCCAAACAGGGTGTCGCCGAACGTTTAAACCCCAATAAAAAATACATTATGCTGACCGTCGATGACGGTTATAAAGATAACTATGAACTGTTATTTCCGCTGTTAAAAAAATATAATTTTAAGGCCGTAATATACGCAGTAACCGGTGAAGAGTTTAATCGCTGGGACGTAGAGCAACCGGACAATCCAGAAAAACGCGTACCGCTCATGAGCCCCGCACAAATAAAAGAAATGGCTAATTCAGGTTTAGTGGAGTTTGGTGGTCATACCCTGACTCATCCACACTTAGATACCCTAGATAAAGAGACACAACGATTTGAAATTGCTGAAAATAAAGCACAACTCGAGCAACTCATCGGTAAGCCTTTATATTCTTTTGCTTATCCCTTCGGCAGTCATAACCAAGACAGCAAGGATCTTGCCAAAGAACTCGGTTATCCCTACGCCGTCGCCACCAATAGCGGCCCCCTTGCTATGCACGAAGACAAATATCAAATTCGACGCATCGCCATCTTCCCCCGCACCGATGTATTTGGCCTGTGGCGTAAGATCAGAGGGAATTATGTGTTTAGAAAAAGAAAATAA
- a CDS encoding acyltransferase, which yields MIEKLKIRLLNLVKSRNNYISISPKSYLIWNKIKISGKKNNLIISGNGKLRRCNISVKGNNNLIKVEDGANISYSNLEVVGDNCLIQIGKRTDIGGAYLSAKGNATKLTIGDDCMLSRNINIMTYDGHPIFDINTNEELNLPQNIYIGNKVWIAANASILKGVKINDGSIIGFGSIVTKDIEAHSIAVGIPATVTKKNIYWNH from the coding sequence ATGATAGAAAAATTAAAGATTAGGTTACTTAACTTAGTAAAAAGCAGAAATAATTATATTTCAATTAGCCCTAAATCTTATTTAATATGGAACAAAATAAAAATATCTGGAAAAAAAAATAATTTAATTATATCAGGAAATGGAAAATTACGTAGATGCAATATCAGCGTAAAAGGAAATAATAACTTAATAAAAGTAGAAGATGGCGCTAATATTAGTTATAGCAATTTAGAAGTGGTAGGGGATAACTGCTTAATACAGATAGGTAAAAGAACCGACATTGGCGGTGCATATCTATCGGCAAAAGGTAATGCTACAAAGCTAACAATAGGCGATGACTGTATGCTCTCTAGAAACATAAACATAATGACCTATGATGGCCATCCTATTTTCGACATAAACACTAATGAAGAATTGAACTTACCCCAAAATATTTATATAGGAAATAAAGTCTGGATTGCAGCTAATGCTTCCATATTGAAAGGGGTAAAAATTAATGATGGAAGTATCATTGGGTTCGGCTCTATCGTTACAAAAGATATAGAAGCCCACTCTATCGCGGTCGGTATCCCGGCTACAGTTACCAAAAAAAATATTTATTGGAATCATTGA
- a CDS encoding acyltransferase translates to MSKIIINFRYLLGLPKSIYVCLRLCSFIDAVRLPIIVSHKTKLQNLSGKVTLDKVKTGIVRIGFGSVETYDFSYQRTILSITGHVHFNGKAKIGFGSRLSINGLLTLGENFQISAASTIISRHNISIGKDSLIAWECLLTDADHHHILDKEGNIINQPKGIIIGEHVWVCARSTILKGSEIAANCIIGAQSLVSGKFKEEGSLIAGNPASKIKEKIIWKE, encoded by the coding sequence ATGAGCAAGATAATCATAAATTTCAGATACCTATTAGGGCTTCCTAAAAGTATCTATGTTTGTTTACGATTATGTTCTTTTATAGATGCTGTACGTCTGCCTATTATAGTGTCTCATAAAACTAAACTACAAAATTTAAGTGGAAAAGTAACCTTAGACAAAGTTAAGACAGGAATTGTAAGAATAGGCTTTGGCAGTGTAGAGACTTATGACTTTTCTTACCAAAGAACGATATTAAGTATAACAGGGCATGTTCATTTTAATGGCAAAGCTAAAATAGGATTTGGCTCTCGACTTTCTATTAATGGCTTACTTACTTTAGGTGAGAACTTCCAAATATCTGCTGCAAGCACTATAATTTCTCGCCACAATATATCAATTGGTAAAGACTCTTTAATAGCTTGGGAGTGCTTATTAACTGATGCAGATCATCATCATATACTCGATAAAGAGGGCAATATAATAAATCAGCCAAAAGGTATAATAATTGGTGAACACGTTTGGGTTTGTGCAAGATCTACTATTCTAAAAGGTAGTGAAATAGCAGCTAACTGTATAATAGGAGCACAAAGCTTAGTTTCCGGGAAATTTAAAGAGGAGGGCAGTTTGATTGCCGGAAATCCAGCAAGTAAAATTAAAGAAAAAATAATTTGGAAAGAATAA
- a CDS encoding DUF1796 family putative cysteine peptidase: protein MALVTDAKVLKNLIFNNECDFVSLGHNCDVAYFLRYNGIRKAAYPFDWCLTPAATVISLFENEFDDFVNIKNFSFSQPHLAAYFEGENKHIVEMDKIVISGHCEKYSMTFPHDFPINSKESYDEVSVKYNTRAARLMELVRSNNKVFFIYNYEDSLEEVFLLENINRVVNDKNPSLEFYIASLKTLENAFLSNFKYKALRFLNKKQQQISNIKNKFLLS, encoded by the coding sequence ATGGCACTTGTTACAGATGCTAAAGTACTTAAAAATTTAATATTTAATAACGAATGTGACTTTGTATCTCTCGGACACAATTGTGATGTGGCTTATTTTTTAAGATATAACGGTATTAGAAAAGCAGCTTATCCTTTTGATTGGTGCCTCACGCCAGCGGCCACGGTAATAAGTCTCTTTGAAAATGAATTTGATGATTTTGTTAATATTAAGAATTTTAGCTTTTCACAGCCTCACTTAGCTGCTTATTTCGAAGGTGAAAACAAGCATATAGTAGAAATGGATAAAATTGTAATTAGTGGGCATTGTGAAAAATACAGTATGACCTTCCCTCATGATTTTCCAATAAATAGTAAAGAGAGTTATGATGAAGTTAGTGTTAAATATAATACAAGAGCTGCTAGGTTAATGGAGTTAGTAAGGAGTAATAATAAAGTTTTTTTTATCTATAACTACGAAGATAGTCTAGAGGAAGTGTTTCTATTAGAAAATATTAATAGAGTTGTTAATGATAAGAACCCAAGCCTAGAATTTTATATAGCATCTCTTAAAACACTTGAAAATGCATTTTTGTCTAATTTTAAATATAAAGCTTTAAGATTCTTAAATAAAAAGCAGCAACAAATATCAAATATTAAGAATAAGTTTTTATTAAGTTAA
- the waaF gene encoding lipopolysaccharide heptosyltransferase II produces the protein MKILVIGPSWVGDMVMSQSLYITLKREYPNLELHVMAPAWCCALLERMPEVDKTIVMPLGHGDFKLVERFRLGRALAKDNYDWAIIQPNSLKSALIPLFAGIEKRTGWKGESRYGLLNDLRSNKVAFPLMVERYVALAYPKLEMADAHCLPTVPWPKLTIDKSNQQAALQEFSLSCTKQILSLCPGAEFGPSKRWPEHHYAEVAKQQIEQGKQVWIFGSAKDVPVAETIRTTLPSELQAHCHILAGKTSLHQAIDLMALSSMVVSNDSGLMHIAAALQRPLVAVYGSTSPKYTPPLAEKVAIVHTDIECRPCFQRECPLGHLKCLKELYPQQVLTAIDSLETAHYIREKQ, from the coding sequence ATGAAAATTTTAGTAATAGGCCCGTCTTGGGTGGGCGACATGGTGATGTCGCAAAGCCTTTACATCACTCTTAAGCGCGAGTATCCCAATCTTGAGTTACATGTGATGGCTCCCGCTTGGTGTTGTGCTCTGTTGGAGCGTATGCCTGAAGTCGATAAGACTATCGTTATGCCACTCGGCCATGGGGACTTTAAACTAGTCGAGCGTTTTCGTCTGGGCCGTGCACTCGCTAAAGACAACTATGACTGGGCTATAATCCAACCTAACTCATTAAAATCTGCGCTAATACCACTTTTTGCTGGCATTGAAAAACGCACCGGTTGGAAAGGCGAGTCACGCTATGGCCTGCTGAATGATTTGCGTAGCAATAAGGTGGCTTTTCCACTGATGGTAGAGCGGTATGTTGCTTTAGCCTATCCTAAACTGGAGATGGCAGATGCTCATTGCTTACCCACAGTGCCATGGCCAAAACTCACTATAGATAAAAGTAACCAACAAGCAGCATTACAAGAATTTTCACTGAGCTGTACTAAGCAGATACTGAGTTTATGTCCAGGCGCCGAGTTTGGCCCTTCTAAACGTTGGCCAGAGCACCATTATGCTGAGGTGGCAAAGCAACAAATCGAACAAGGTAAACAGGTATGGATTTTTGGCTCGGCTAAAGATGTTCCCGTAGCAGAAACAATACGCACTACTTTACCTAGTGAGCTACAAGCGCATTGTCATATACTCGCGGGGAAAACCTCTTTGCATCAGGCGATCGATTTAATGGCCCTAAGTAGCATGGTGGTATCGAATGACTCAGGTTTAATGCATATTGCTGCCGCCCTGCAACGCCCCTTAGTGGCCGTGTATGGTTCTACTTCCCCTAAGTACACCCCTCCATTAGCAGAAAAAGTGGCGATTGTGCATACCGATATTGAATGTCGACCCTGCTTTCAACGAGAATGCCCACTGGGACACTTAAAGTGCCTAAAAGAGCTCTACCCTCAGCAAGTACTTACTGCTATCGATAGTCTTGAAACGGCACACTACATTAGAGAAAAACAATGA
- a CDS encoding glycosyltransferase family 32 protein: MNLLIIFNNRLCKFLGIFVKALSYPFHWLFPKKRFSIPSLSPAILKNNKEKLIPKIVWQTNFTNKVSLPVYTNYLYNRLMSLDWEYRYVSTEERLEFIQKYGTQRQALAFSRLTVGAAQADFWRVFVLNQLGGVYMDIDGHAVWPLSNIIKKDDQQLILSRKHDYTNYFIASAPNNPLLIAVLEKMVNNIENNNANNESVYGLTGPGVLNEVIGNKIVNSRNYKTTCIQGSFTNEHFQYLDKPRGKWTYVNSNDLLK; encoded by the coding sequence ATGAATTTACTCATCATTTTCAATAACCGCCTATGTAAGTTTTTAGGCATATTCGTAAAAGCTTTAAGCTATCCTTTTCATTGGCTATTTCCTAAAAAAAGATTTTCGATCCCTTCATTAAGTCCCGCGATATTAAAAAATAACAAAGAAAAATTAATACCAAAAATAGTTTGGCAAACTAATTTCACAAATAAAGTTAGTTTACCGGTTTATACTAATTACTTATATAATCGGCTAATGTCTCTAGATTGGGAATACCGTTACGTCAGTACAGAAGAAAGGTTAGAGTTTATCCAAAAATATGGTACTCAACGGCAAGCTTTAGCTTTTAGTCGCTTAACTGTGGGCGCTGCTCAAGCAGATTTTTGGCGTGTTTTTGTTCTTAATCAACTTGGCGGTGTATATATGGATATAGATGGCCATGCTGTTTGGCCACTATCAAATATTATTAAGAAAGATGATCAGCAACTTATTCTTAGTCGAAAACACGATTATACCAACTACTTTATTGCTAGTGCTCCTAACAACCCTCTTTTAATAGCTGTACTAGAAAAAATGGTAAATAACATTGAAAACAATAATGCTAATAATGAAAGTGTATATGGATTAACGGGACCTGGTGTACTAAATGAAGTGATTGGAAATAAAATAGTTAATAGTAGAAACTATAAAACAACCTGCATTCAAGGAAGTTTCACTAATGAGCACTTTCAGTATCTCGACAAGCCTAGAGGCAAATGGACATATGTTAATAGTAACGATTTGCTGAAATAA
- the waaA gene encoding lipid IV(A) 3-deoxy-D-manno-octulosonic acid transferase, whose product MYLFLYNIIIHLFSPIILGMLYWPKKGKPTFGKRWVELLGFVPRTLQPRPLWIHAVSVGEMVAATPLIKAIKAQYPELPIIVTTTTRTGADVAEKLGTLVEHRYAPLDFPWAVALFLRQIKPQALLIMETELWPNWLRACAKRDLPVMILNARLSARSARRYQRFHTLFRLLANNISHIACQYNADAQRFKDLGVAPEKLSVTGSIKFDINYGSEVHEKGQQLRTELGVERPVWIAASTHDGEDQQILAAHQQLLSHLPNALLILVPRHPQRFAQVAELITQFELVLSRRTQHDLFPETQVYLGDTMGELPSMLAAADIAFVGGSLIPRGGHNLLEPAALGKPVLTGPSIFNFTDVYQLLNDGNAIITIKNSEALSHDLLKLFKDEHYRKIMASNALKVVNDNKGAIAKSICHLSRLLNI is encoded by the coding sequence ATGTATTTATTTTTATATAACATAATTATCCATCTTTTTAGCCCAATAATTTTAGGCATGCTTTATTGGCCTAAAAAGGGGAAGCCTACCTTTGGCAAGCGCTGGGTCGAGCTTCTTGGCTTTGTACCACGCACTTTACAACCCCGCCCGCTCTGGATACATGCGGTCAGCGTGGGCGAGATGGTCGCCGCTACGCCCTTAATTAAAGCCATAAAAGCGCAATATCCGGAACTGCCTATTATAGTTACCACTACCACGCGCACCGGAGCCGATGTAGCCGAGAAACTAGGCACTTTAGTTGAACATCGCTACGCGCCCTTAGACTTTCCGTGGGCGGTGGCGTTATTCCTACGTCAAATTAAGCCACAAGCTCTGCTTATTATGGAAACTGAGCTTTGGCCTAATTGGCTTCGCGCTTGTGCTAAACGTGACTTACCGGTGATGATATTAAATGCCCGCTTATCAGCCCGTTCAGCTAGGCGATATCAACGCTTTCATACTCTATTCCGACTGCTTGCAAATAATATTAGCCATATTGCCTGCCAATATAATGCGGATGCCCAGCGTTTTAAGGATTTAGGAGTAGCGCCAGAAAAGTTAAGTGTTACTGGCTCTATAAAATTTGATATTAACTACGGCTCTGAAGTGCACGAAAAGGGCCAGCAACTGCGCACCGAATTAGGTGTTGAGCGCCCAGTTTGGATAGCAGCCTCGACTCATGATGGTGAAGATCAGCAGATCTTAGCCGCTCATCAACAACTGCTTTCTCATTTACCTAATGCACTGCTAATTCTTGTTCCCCGTCATCCGCAACGCTTTGCTCAAGTAGCTGAGTTAATTACCCAGTTTGAGCTAGTGCTTAGTCGACGTACTCAACATGACCTCTTCCCTGAAACTCAAGTTTACCTCGGTGATACTATGGGTGAGTTACCGTCGATGTTAGCGGCTGCAGATATCGCTTTTGTAGGCGGCAGCTTAATTCCTCGTGGCGGCCATAATCTATTAGAGCCTGCAGCGCTTGGAAAACCAGTATTAACTGGCCCTTCTATATTTAATTTTACTGATGTTTATCAGCTACTTAATGACGGAAATGCTATTATAACGATTAAAAACAGTGAGGCACTTAGTCATGACCTACTGAAACTGTTTAAAGATGAACATTATAGAAAAATAATGGCATCTAACGCCTTAAAAGTTGTCAACGACAACAAAGGTGCAATAGCTAAGTCGATATGCCACCTTAGTAGGTTACTTAATATATAG